A genome region from Panicum virgatum strain AP13 chromosome 4K, P.virgatum_v5, whole genome shotgun sequence includes the following:
- the LOC120702529 gene encoding transcription initiation factor TFIID subunit 14b-like isoform X1 encodes MDASKNKRLKDVEISFPIVYGTISFWLGKKASEYNSHKWTVYVRSANNEDLSVIVKRVVFQLHPSFQNPTRVVEQQPFELSESGWGEFEIAITLYFHSDVCEKRLDLFHLLKLYPEEEAGPQSTKKPVVVETYDEIVFPEPTEAFFLRVQNHPAANVPRLPPGITLPPPGSVEIVPYEKKRGDTRDHPLSQWFSNFSEADELLKLAAARQQVQAHIAKLRRQLTMIEGMPQQSKGLSGPGQQFGHI; translated from the exons atggacgcTTCCAAG AATAAAAGGCTCAAGGATGTCGAGATCAGCTTCCCGATTGTCTATGGAACCATTTCTTTCTGGCTTGGTAAAAAGGCAAGCGA GTACAACTCTCACAAGTGGACTGTTTATGTCCGTTCGGCAAACAACGAGGACCTGAGTGTCATAGTTAAGCGCGTGGTGTTTCAACTTCACCCAAGTTTTCAAAACCCTACAAGAGTGGTTGAGCAGCAACCTTTCGAGTTGTCTGAATCTGGATGGGGAGAGTTTGAAATAGCTATAACCCTTTATTTCCACAGCGATGTCTGTGAGAAGCGCTTGGATCT GTTTCATCTGCTTAAGCTGTATCCAGAAGAAGAAGCTGGGCCTCAATCAACCAAAAAACCAGTTGTTGTGGAAACATATGATGAAATTGTCTTTCCTGAGCCTACAGAGGCCTTTTTTCTGCGTGTGCAAAATCATCCAGCAGCTAACGTGCCCAGGCTGCCTCCTGGCATAACCTTGCCTCCACCAG GCTCTGTGGAAATTGTTCCATATGAAAAGAAGCGTGGTGACACTAGGGATCATCCTTTGAGCCAGTGGTTCTCGAATTTCTCTGAGGCAGATGAGCTTTTAAAACTAGCTGCGGCTCGGCAGCAG GTGCAGGCTCACATTGCCAAACTGAGAAGGCAGTTAACCATGATAGAAGGAATGCCCCAGCAATCAAAAGGTCTTTCTG GTCCTGGACAACAGTTTGGGCACATATGA
- the LOC120702529 gene encoding transcription initiation factor TFIID subunit 14b-like isoform X2: MDASKNKRLKDVEISFPIVYGTISFWLGKKASEYNSHKWTVYVRSANNEDLSVIVKRVVFQLHPSFQNPTRVVEQQPFELSESGWGEFEIAITLYFHSDVCEKRLDLFHLLKLYPEEEAGPQSTKKPVVVETYDEIVFPEPTEAFFLRVQNHPAANVPRLPPGITLPPPGSVEIVPYEKKRGDTRDHPLSQWFSNFSEADELLKLAAARQQVQAHIAKLRRQLTMIEGMPQQSKGPGQQFGHI, from the exons atggacgcTTCCAAG AATAAAAGGCTCAAGGATGTCGAGATCAGCTTCCCGATTGTCTATGGAACCATTTCTTTCTGGCTTGGTAAAAAGGCAAGCGA GTACAACTCTCACAAGTGGACTGTTTATGTCCGTTCGGCAAACAACGAGGACCTGAGTGTCATAGTTAAGCGCGTGGTGTTTCAACTTCACCCAAGTTTTCAAAACCCTACAAGAGTGGTTGAGCAGCAACCTTTCGAGTTGTCTGAATCTGGATGGGGAGAGTTTGAAATAGCTATAACCCTTTATTTCCACAGCGATGTCTGTGAGAAGCGCTTGGATCT GTTTCATCTGCTTAAGCTGTATCCAGAAGAAGAAGCTGGGCCTCAATCAACCAAAAAACCAGTTGTTGTGGAAACATATGATGAAATTGTCTTTCCTGAGCCTACAGAGGCCTTTTTTCTGCGTGTGCAAAATCATCCAGCAGCTAACGTGCCCAGGCTGCCTCCTGGCATAACCTTGCCTCCACCAG GCTCTGTGGAAATTGTTCCATATGAAAAGAAGCGTGGTGACACTAGGGATCATCCTTTGAGCCAGTGGTTCTCGAATTTCTCTGAGGCAGATGAGCTTTTAAAACTAGCTGCGGCTCGGCAGCAG GTGCAGGCTCACATTGCCAAACTGAGAAGGCAGTTAACCATGATAGAAGGAATGCCCCAGCAATCAAAAG GTCCTGGACAACAGTTTGGGCACATATGA